The genomic region GATATTGATCCATCTGAAATGGATATAGCCACTTCTTTGAATTTGCATAGAGCAGGCTCGGAATCCACCTTGGATCCGTTCAATGCTCCACGAAGTCCATCTGACTCTGAAGCAAACAACACAGCCAGGTCACCAGTCCGATCACATCATCCAATACACCGTCCCACAAAGTCAGTGTCCTCTTCTGCTTCTTCCACCCCCACACCTGAGAAACAAACTCGTGGATTTAGCAGATTCTTTTCCTCAAAAGGAAAGAATGCACAGTAGTACTGCGTTCACTACCATTGTAATGGTATGTTGATCCAGTAGTGGCTGTTCCTTAGTGATATCCAGGTCAAGAAACCTATgctttttatgtaaataaagaTGAATGGCCCTTTTCAACCTTGTTCTACCTGTGTTTTGGTTGTAGTTCCGACAGGGTTATTCAGAATCAACTTGGTCTTCCCATCTGGCTACAATTCGAAAGGTGTTTTCACTTTAGTTTGAATTGACCCGCCCGCACTGGTTCTGAACCTTACCTACTGAGCTAGGAAGGCACGCAAAGTAACAGCGGATTCATCATATTTCCCTTTCAAATTTCTCATTCTGGAAAACTTTGGGTTCAGGTTTGGCTATTCCCGATTTGGTTActaatttttcctatatagGATTCTAAGCACAGATCAGTAATTATGAAGGAATTTGGagtttttctaataataaagCATTTTAGATGAgagctaaaaaaaaaaaaattgtataattttacactattttttttttaaatagtgggttgttaataatataaaattattatttgaaagaaGACATTTTTAAGAGGGAATAGGATTGAGGAGATGAAGGTTAATGATCATACATTGCATCGCCCCACCATTCACTAAATTTGGATCATTATGTTAGCGCCTTTTGAACGGTTGGAATTGCATGAGGAAAGGGGGCCAAAGGACAGCGACCTGTACATAATCTTACCATCTTTTTCACAGACGTTAAGCTCAAATGACGGAATTAACTGCTATTTATGTATTACATGTAATATGAGGTCGAATGCAATCTCCTTCTTCTATTGGGATCATCATCATAGGATCTGATCGTTTtagtttcaaattaatttacatgTATGATCTGCATTACTCTTCTAAACTCAAATCAGTATAATCATTTTGATCGGAACCTTCATATTTCATGATATGTTGAGGTCTTTACTTTGATCAATTACCTCAATATCACATGGAAATTAACTCCGTGGATCTGAGATGCATTCTCCGACTCAAATGAAGGCCGATGTCATGTCATTTTCGTAATCCTCAAATCCATTCgggtttttaaataattgatttttctaatacttatattaatatatgggctaattaaattaaataaattcaatagtGAGGAGATCTTcattggtcaaaatttatcgaatttactgatattaacaaaaaaaaaaaaaacatatttaccccgaatgatttattattgacttattgtaggtcaaataaatatttttattaccgAACTaccttatacattttcacacgttaatgcatgtaatgAGGAAGTATATCTTCACCCTCAATTTTGCTaagtttcatattaatatgagctaatttgataaaaaatattttattggtgaatagataaaaaataaatatttcaaatgctagaatatgtgtgtgtatatatatatatatatatcaatccaCATGCAAATTTTTCTAGAGGGTACTGAACCAATAAAGTGAGAAATATAGATGAGATGGCTTGTCCCTCGACTAGAACTTCCCAACTGGAAAATTTAAAGGACAAGACATTAGATGCGGGAAGAATATGGCAGCTGCTCTAACTTTGTCGCAAAACAATGTCATCCTTCCACAAAAGTCCATCCATGAATTAAAGGCCAGTTCAGACATTTGTTCTTATTACCTCATCCATCTGTTCACACATACTCATTAATTGTCCAAGAATCAACCAACTTTTTCATAGCTTCATGTGCCCATGTATGGAAAATTCTAAGTTAAATTGGAtctgattttgaatttaaattaattatatagcaaatgcaatatatttattgtatgatttgtgtataaataaaaaaagaataacactAACAGACCTTGTCTGAATAAGAATTTCTGCCAATATGTAAAGTGTAACCTCTACACCTACTTTGCTACGGAAAATTGACATAAGTTTCACTCTATGATCTGTCGCCTAAAAAAAGGGGGACTTAGCTGGGTACAAACAAAGAGTATTTTAGTTCCTcacgtacaaaatttattcttttttttttaagatttatgCATTTGGGATTTTGTATTACTGGCTGAAAGTTATTATGTTGAACTTGAATATTCTCTATCTTATTTGATATACTTGAACGTACGATCAGGTTGcggtttgattttataaataagtatgagactatgaatttaaatttcactGAATTGATGTGTGGCTGTTTGTAGTCATTTTCTATGAagttgtttataatttttttaattattattattattaaaagccACCTGTTTTTAGGCATGGCGTTTGGCATTGACCCCTATcagtttattaataaaattgttataattattgattggtattttgatattatttggtGGCATACAGGCAAAAGCAATTAAACATGGAATTTTTCGAATAATTTATGGTAAGACAAAGCAATCAAAGTATATAGgtgaataatatatacaacaaaattttccCTGCATAAAAAAGCCAACTAGAAACCACCCCTAATTAATTAGCTAGAACGCGACATGTGTTGCATCATGTTACTATTCTACATGTGACCATTGTctgaattctttttatatttttctgaatattttaaaatgttctctgtagaatttaataataagtaGTTTCCATGTCACCAATCACAGAGTTTCAATAATGAGtaccttttatttctttctagTGTTTTgagtgaaatattatatagtaatCTGATCTATGTGACTATTACATCCATCGATCATGTTGATACAATCATATATACTCCGCCTAAATTTATTCACTATAAATAATCAGcagaaatattcataattatatatatacaatctgtcaaaaataatatcttacaaaatatatacgtatattaatttatacatgtGAGAAAATAGGAAAAGTTGATGACATTTAAACTTGGCTAAAGTTGAAtagtttagttaaaaaaaaaaattgtctgatctgcaataagtcagttaCCAATtaattgggggtaaatatcaatttttattcaattttttttataaatataacaatggGATTTACTTGTTAAGCGAAAGCAAATCTTAGAAGTGTTAGATTAATTACCCAAATCACAGGggatctacatataattataccaaatatcaGGAAAAGatagtataattatcctaatATAGATAGAATTAATTCCTGAAATATGTGAAggcaataattattatgaatgaGTTGTATTGAAGAATGGTGATTATTACTGAAAAGATGTCACTCTCTCAAGCTAATCAATGCTAAATAGACGTCCCACCTTGATCATGCATCTTTTACCCATACTTCCAATTCTTACCTCTTTTTACAAATTCATGGCTTCCTCTTAATTATGTCCTACCAccataatttagtaaattagtaattaaggagaaaataaaatataatttttttaatataaattgatattacatTTTGTATCTTATTTCATACAgattaagtaaattttgaacctaTGTTATGCcaacatgaaataaaaaatataaacttattGTACCCTAAACACAACGAAACCCCCCCgccaggaaaaaaaaaaaaaagattcaaaCTTTCCTtacattcacacacacacacacacacacacacacatatatatatatatatatatatatatacatacaaaaagAACCCACcgaaataatattatcatggGTTTTCATTTTTCCGTCAGccaagataaattaatttctttttttttagaaaaaaaaaaaaacccagcaagggataatatatatgtaaatagttttgaaatatttatatatgtttctaGCTAAGCATTGATGTTAGGGAGTCAAAAACCTCTTGTTCACAAGGAATGGTGAGGCCCATGTCATGATCAAATCCGAACTCTTCTTCTGCTCTGTGAAGCAGGTTCTGGAATTCTGGGCTGCTCAGATATGAAATTGGGACGTCtgcttctcttctcttctcacCTACGTACACTACAAAGTGCCCCTTCGGAACGTCCAACGGCAGCACCGCTTCTTCAGTATCATACCCATGTTGTCTCTTTCCCAGGCTCGAACATCGCTTCACTATCTGCTTAATTACTGCTTTTTGTGACAATTTATTGTGTTTTCTGATACCCATTTTTGGTGGAATAATTGGAcagatgatatatatatatatatagcaaaatgatctatgatgatgatgatgatagaGTTGTCTCAAAGGGAGATTGGAAAGAAATGAGATTAGGGtactgaaatatatatatctgaaGAGGTAAAAACgctaatattaaattaattaattattgaaaataggaaaaaaaaaaaaagaagagggaaaaaCAGTGGCATGCATGTGGGGTTGTGGGGGCGAAGAAAAGAGCAGGGCTGTCTTTCGGGCACTCTTAGAAAACATAGTTGGAACCAATGCCAATAGGGTTTTACGAATTCTTGCTGTGCTTCATCAAGACAATAGGGTCCCTTCTCTTCACGGGTTTTACCGATCttttcaaacaaaaccaaaaaattgcaaatagaGAAAATGCCTAAAATTtcgattaaaaaatttcttctgTTCATTTGGatcttgttaatttttctagaAGGTTAATACTCTAGATCTCCCTCTTttgcttttaaaaatattaaaaaataataacacagtcctatgaaatttaatgtaattacacgtaaaccttttatattttaaaaaattatatctagtattcttgatatttgttttcatctaaaaaataaatatcatggaTAGTGAAATTCAcgaaatttgctgatattaaaaGAAGAGTAGAATGAATGTCTATATCATAagtttagtaaaataaatccgtctaattaaatcaagtatatatagtttttctttCCTAATTGGCTAATTGGTTGTATATTTTCAACGTTGCGtggtcaaattatatataaacagtGAGTTTGTGGACTTTAATACGATGTGCATGTGTCTTATTAACATTCAcgtatgaaattttaaaattactaattaaaatatcaatcacGAATTACGTTaagcatatgtatatatcccATGTTCTGTGAATGAAATTTGTTGCTGGTTGCGACATCTAAACATAGAGAGGGGAGGACCCCATCATTTCTCACCGAAAGCCATTTCGTACATTGTCCAATTATTAATTGCTTGTCCAACCACATTTTCACACTTGCTATCCACATTTAATTaacaatgcattagtttggtcCAAACCACATTTTCACACTTGCTATCCACATTTTTTCCACTATTTTCAAGTTCAGGAATTCACAAGTTTTGAAACTTGAGTTCAAGGGATGCTCTAaactgttaaaatttgaagtgtgGGGAATAGAGTATATTCATGGCAATAaattagagaagaaaaaattaggtTTTATTAATCTAAAAACTCAAGTCTTTTATTCATCTAAACTCTCTAGTGCTAAAGTTACAGAGATGTGAGactatatataatgaatagaGTCCTaactaaagaagaaaactaactcACTTTGAACTCTAGTTGTCAACAgactcaacaaaaattaaatactggaatactaataaaaataaatattgagaaCAAAAGGATAAGTACGAGCAGAACTTGATAAGTACAAATAGAACTTTCAACATAAACCGAAACTCTAATACTGAAAATGACTGCAGCCTTAATTGATAAGATGACCAAATAGGAATTTATTTCtcttgaaatagaaaatggcATGTATTAGCTGTTAGTTTTGTCTGTCTTTGTCAAAGACAAGAAGGCGATCCAAGAACCCGTAATGTTAGCCAATCAAACAATCATTCAAACCTGACATATTCTCAAATGTGAACAGATTCATGCTGCGACATTTCTTGTAAGAAAAGGGTACAACAACATTTTAGGTGCTGATAACATTATTCTTGCAACctccaagaaaaaatcttaacGACATGATGAGCACCATGGAGTTGTTTGTAGTCAATCAGGCCCACTATCAATTCGCAAAACAACATAGTACGTACCTATACGTAATTAAACACGCTTTGTTTGGACAAATTGAAAGGAAACCACTGACGGTGCTCTCATTTGAAAATCATCGTCAACTCGTTTTTAGGATAACCGGTCTGAAAATGGCTTGTCACCTATCTACATGTCGAGAGAAAGCGTTTACAGGTACTGATGAGGGTTAAACAGTAAACACCGCCTCCTCACCCGACAGACTTGCCCCCCAAAAACAAAGGAATTATTAAACATAACAAGGATTTCCGTGTTTTTTTAACCGGATGCTGAAACCCCCGGGTAATGAACATTGATGCTTACACTATCCAAGAGCTTTCAAGAGGACTCGAGGCTTGTACAATTCCCAACAATTGGTCCTCTATAAATATCAGTTGACTCATTTGATAATGAGCGTATTAATTACTCTTAGATTTAGCTCTATGACTGATCTGTTATAACCCTAAACCAACTTTAACTCAGGCATTGGACTGGCGGATGTAGCTTAACTATTGatacctcatcacatgtaCTGCATCCTAAGGACATACTTGGAGAGAtcgaaaattaattataccaGCTAACGTCTGGGAAAATTTTTATCCGGGTCTAGCACAgtcaaaataattcaattatagaGTAAGTGTGATACTTAATTTATGATTGatcatttctataaattttacaccaatcacaaaattatgatttgtgGGATTAGACATGAAATATCGTCGCACACAAATTGACTTTTATTGCTTTCTCATTAagaatttggataaattacaacgagctcccctgaaatttgctataattacaaatatctaatctttgtttgaaaaattacaaataccttcttCAAACTACAGATCTCCCTATATTGAGCTGTCATAaatggggtatttgtaattttataaattaggtgtaattttttaaacaacgatagaatatttataattatgataaattttagaaaaatcagttgtaatttaaagtaaaaaaatatcatgttttTTGCACTGTTCAGCTAGTGGATTTTAAGCCCAGTGAAATAATTCCGACCACCTAAGATGACAAAAGACACAACTTTACTGGtccattaataaaaatccagGAAAGACGGAGATAGGTCTATTATTTCTGCATcagtattttgatatattttccaacaattatTAAAACCAACCAGGGAGGCCATTTCTCATGTTAATGGGCTTAATTCACAACAGTAAACGAGTATACAATTCTGAACCCAATATTATAGAATGCAGTAGCCCAATCTTCTTTGCTAGATCTCATTTCTCCAATTTTGGTTTTCTTGATCTAATACTATGGGAATAGTTGTGCACCGTGAATACGgaaaaattcttactcaaattaaatttgatttaactcaatcaattttataatacactttaaattttgaaaagatcacatgacatgtaatttttcaccacatatttaaattgtatattaattatgtaagaaaattgctttttaatttttggttgcaTCGTATAAgggttttttgttttctctcgATTCAGAAAGAGAGCTATTTACCTCACCAGCCAATATAAGGGTGGTGGAtattaaacattaattttccGAACTATGTTTTGAATgttagattataaaataaaatctcttaaagcaaaaaaatagtttccattttgtaatatattcttCATTCAAGTTGAAGATCAAAAGAtgtaaaattgtgaaaaaagaagataaacaaATTGAGTGTGGTCCAACTTAATTTGGAAGCCTACACATTGCCACGTTAAGACATCAGCATGTCATGATGTTTCTGAATATATCAACCtttaattttccttttcaatgGGAGATCGTAAAGAGATAAAGCAGCTGTAAGAAAGTGGAAACAAGTAAGAAAAAGACAATTAAGAGTATAATCCTAAACGTACAGCCTCAATTAGTGAAgcaaaaatgatattaatcaCATTAGTCAAATTAAGGAGGGAAGGGTGAaggggggtggggtggggtccTAGTactagtagtagtagtagctATTCAATCATCCAAGCGTGTGCATGCATTGACAACTTATGTTGGTCGGATGGTGGGAAATTTTGGGACCccttttttgtatatttttattcttctacgtctttgaatttgatttgatattaTGATGTGAAATTAGTTGTTAAC from Sesamum indicum cultivar Zhongzhi No. 13 linkage group LG3, S_indicum_v1.0, whole genome shotgun sequence harbors:
- the LOC105159581 gene encoding auxin-responsive protein SAUR50-like, translated to MGIRKHNKLSQKAVIKQIVKRCSSLGKRQHGYDTEEAVLPLDVPKGHFVVYVGEKRREADVPISYLSSPEFQNLLHRAEEEFGFDHDMGLTIPCEQEVFDSLTSMLS